Proteins encoded together in one Desulfosporosinus meridiei DSM 13257 window:
- a CDS encoding UvrD-helicase domain-containing protein: MSKPKWTQEQTAAIRLQGELLVAAAAGSGKTAVLVERLIHRILNTEDPVDVDRFLVVTFTKAAANEMRERIGKALDDALFQEPDPREIERILKQRNLLHQASITTLHSFCLELIRKYFYQLELDPAFRVADQAEADLLRQDVIEDLFEARYAAQDADFLKLVEAFGTDRDDRPLMEYVLSLYSFAYSQPQPKAWLSDLSRAYTWESIENLMQSQWGQAIRQGLSDLVSESLNLFERAEQLCQSPGGPLPYALALQDDLNRAGLLDRALKKGEWAQVEAEYYSAINFPKLPAIRSKSKKTTAVATEEVIVDESAQKELQEECKKLRDDAKKKLNSIKDAVFAYPLENQLPALREMGGMAGTLGELVIEFSQSYSTAKGQRSIVDFSDLEHFALNLLEEEGEASLIAQGLKEFFAEVLVDEYQDINPVQERILHQVSRQGESPNLFMVGDVKQSIYRFRMADPNLFIAKYNTLPHWQTDQLTDPTNESKTMVIDLNRNFRSRVEVVKGVNYLFRQIMTLSAGEIVYDDQAALQYGASFVAGQNQISTAEGPIEVHLIDSKSIKGELSTYFDEGTKDVVANEDQRQAEGTESSNSTENPRDSEETISTEDMDKARLEARFVAMRIQGIVQGAEFKIYDKHMGDFRPVRYSDIVVLMRSYSAVAPIYIEEFQSKSIPVYAETTSGYFGASEVETILSLLKIIDNPHLDIPLAAVLRSPLVCLNGSELGKVRMMLPEGDFFEALTMAVWAGSGTENLKSEQEKDFRDILGLYEDSLPEKLLQARQILETAPQLKDKISAFWHNLQGWRTKSRRTSLADLLWSLYEETGYLAYVGTLPAGVQRQANLGVLYDRARRYEATRYRGLFRFLRFLERFQGQGKDLGSARALGENEDVVRLITVHASKGLEFPVVFVVGLGRTFNTQSLKGKMLLHSKLGVGMPIIDVENNVRYPSLIQYAVKQRLAQESLAEELRILYVALTRAKERLFLYGCLDNWDTTLKKWFRSFDWQDIPLPTGQLRSAKCFLDWIGPALVRHPAQLFGETSPQTTCTLPESNSQWKILLHNSVEETHEDCLDSIPTEGLEESSSGEASEVGSVEEWYTEVSRRLSWQYPHGKSVRQVAKTSVSELKRQQTWHVDNQASAMPTLKKQSNIVLRPKFMQVAQQLTAAERGTAMHTVMQHLPFNELAEIWATMSYRDQVNEIREFVHKLEQTEVLNYEQRMIIQPEQIVHFLGTPLGQRLFKANQILREVPFTLTFPSESMTKVLVQGVIDVVLIYKDEHDNNSAEILDYKTDSFPEDEDSDPEQILRERYTLQLSLYAQAIERLVKIEVRRCTLYSFALGREVAIRELRKSALEVVLPF, encoded by the coding sequence GTGAGTAAACCAAAATGGACACAAGAACAAACTGCCGCCATCAGGTTGCAAGGGGAACTCTTAGTAGCCGCTGCTGCAGGTTCAGGGAAAACTGCTGTACTTGTTGAACGTCTAATCCATAGAATTTTGAATACTGAAGACCCTGTCGATGTTGATCGGTTTTTGGTCGTTACATTTACTAAAGCAGCGGCCAATGAAATGAGGGAGCGTATTGGCAAAGCCTTAGACGATGCTTTATTTCAGGAACCAGACCCTAGGGAAATTGAGCGTATTCTCAAACAACGCAACCTGCTTCATCAAGCCAGTATTACTACCTTGCATTCTTTCTGTCTGGAATTAATCCGTAAGTACTTTTACCAACTGGAATTGGATCCTGCTTTTCGAGTTGCCGATCAAGCTGAGGCAGACCTACTGCGTCAGGATGTTATTGAGGATCTTTTTGAAGCAAGGTATGCAGCACAGGACGCTGACTTTCTTAAACTGGTTGAAGCCTTTGGCACAGATCGTGATGACCGACCCCTAATGGAGTATGTACTGAGTCTGTATTCCTTTGCCTATAGTCAGCCCCAGCCTAAGGCCTGGTTAAGTGATCTGTCCAGAGCATACACCTGGGAAAGTATCGAAAATTTGATGCAAAGCCAATGGGGTCAAGCTATTCGCCAAGGACTCTCTGATCTTGTCAGTGAAAGTTTAAATTTGTTCGAAAGGGCAGAACAGCTCTGTCAATCTCCCGGTGGCCCGCTGCCTTATGCTTTAGCTCTGCAAGATGATCTTAACCGCGCAGGCTTACTTGACCGTGCCTTAAAAAAAGGGGAGTGGGCTCAAGTAGAAGCGGAGTATTACTCTGCGATCAATTTCCCCAAACTGCCGGCGATACGCTCTAAATCCAAGAAGACAACCGCCGTTGCCACTGAGGAAGTAATAGTTGATGAATCTGCGCAAAAGGAATTGCAGGAAGAGTGTAAGAAATTAAGAGATGACGCTAAAAAGAAACTTAATTCAATAAAAGATGCAGTATTCGCTTATCCCCTTGAGAATCAGCTTCCTGCCTTGAGAGAGATGGGGGGGATGGCTGGGACGCTGGGAGAATTGGTCATTGAATTTTCACAGTCCTATTCGACGGCTAAAGGACAGCGTAGCATTGTGGACTTTTCGGATCTCGAGCATTTTGCGCTGAATTTGCTGGAAGAAGAGGGAGAAGCATCTTTGATCGCTCAAGGATTAAAGGAGTTCTTTGCTGAAGTATTAGTGGATGAATATCAGGATATCAATCCGGTTCAGGAACGCATTTTACATCAGGTATCCAGACAAGGGGAGTCGCCTAATTTATTCATGGTGGGAGATGTGAAGCAAAGCATTTATCGTTTTCGTATGGCTGACCCCAACCTTTTTATTGCCAAATATAATACCCTTCCTCATTGGCAGACTGACCAGCTAACTGACCCGACAAATGAGTCAAAGACAATGGTCATTGATCTAAACCGCAACTTTCGCAGTCGGGTTGAAGTCGTAAAGGGTGTGAATTATCTTTTTCGCCAGATCATGACCTTGAGTGCCGGAGAAATAGTCTATGATGATCAAGCAGCTTTACAATATGGTGCATCCTTTGTTGCGGGACAGAATCAAATCAGTACAGCTGAAGGGCCTATTGAAGTTCATTTAATTGACTCAAAAAGCATAAAAGGCGAGTTGTCTACATACTTTGATGAAGGAACAAAAGACGTTGTGGCAAACGAAGATCAGCGACAAGCTGAAGGCACAGAAAGCAGTAACTCTACGGAAAATCCAAGGGACTCAGAAGAAACTATATCGACAGAGGACATGGATAAAGCTCGACTGGAAGCCCGTTTTGTCGCAATGAGAATTCAAGGTATTGTTCAAGGAGCAGAATTTAAGATTTATGATAAGCACATGGGGGATTTTCGTCCTGTTCGTTATTCGGATATTGTGGTATTGATGCGATCCTACTCGGCAGTTGCCCCAATTTATATCGAAGAATTTCAAAGCAAGAGTATTCCGGTCTATGCGGAAACAACCAGCGGCTATTTTGGCGCCAGTGAAGTAGAGACCATATTATCCCTGCTTAAAATCATCGATAATCCTCATTTGGATATTCCTTTGGCAGCAGTACTTCGTTCTCCGTTAGTCTGTCTCAATGGAAGTGAATTGGGCAAAGTCCGAATGATGCTTCCCGAAGGGGATTTCTTTGAAGCCTTAACCATGGCAGTATGGGCTGGGTCTGGCACTGAAAACCTTAAGTCTGAGCAAGAGAAGGATTTCAGAGATATATTGGGCCTCTACGAGGACTCACTGCCGGAAAAGCTTTTGCAGGCTCGTCAGATTCTAGAAACTGCTCCTCAGTTAAAGGACAAAATCTCGGCTTTTTGGCATAATCTCCAGGGCTGGCGCACAAAATCCAGACGAACATCCCTTGCCGATTTGCTGTGGTCACTTTATGAAGAAACCGGGTACTTAGCCTATGTGGGCACCTTACCGGCAGGTGTACAGCGTCAGGCCAACTTGGGTGTGCTATATGACCGAGCACGTCGTTATGAAGCAACCCGTTATCGGGGGTTATTTCGTTTCCTTCGCTTCTTAGAGCGCTTCCAGGGACAAGGTAAAGACTTGGGAAGTGCACGAGCCTTAGGGGAAAATGAAGATGTGGTTCGCTTAATTACAGTTCATGCCAGTAAAGGATTAGAATTCCCCGTCGTATTTGTCGTTGGCCTGGGAAGGACCTTTAACACTCAAAGCCTCAAAGGGAAGATGCTTTTACATTCTAAATTAGGCGTGGGAATGCCGATCATTGATGTGGAAAACAATGTGCGCTACCCGTCGTTAATTCAATATGCTGTAAAACAACGTTTAGCTCAAGAATCTTTGGCCGAAGAGCTGCGTATTCTTTATGTAGCGCTTACCAGGGCCAAGGAGCGTCTGTTTCTTTATGGCTGCCTGGATAACTGGGATACAACTCTTAAGAAATGGTTTCGTAGCTTTGATTGGCAGGATATACCCTTACCAACGGGTCAACTAAGAAGCGCTAAGTGCTTTCTGGATTGGATCGGTCCAGCCTTAGTGCGTCATCCTGCTCAACTTTTCGGTGAAACAAGTCCCCAAACTACTTGTACCTTGCCGGAGTCAAATTCACAATGGAAAATTCTTCTTCATAATAGTGTCGAAGAAACTCATGAGGACTGCCTAGATTCCATTCCAACAGAAGGATTAGAGGAAAGCAGTTCCGGAGAGGCATCTGAAGTTGGGTCTGTAGAAGAGTGGTATACTGAAGTTAGCCGGCGCTTAAGCTGGCAGTATCCTCATGGAAAATCTGTTAGACAAGTGGCCAAAACAAGCGTCAGTGAATTAAAACGACAGCAGACCTGGCACGTGGATAACCAGGCATCTGCCATGCCCACTCTTAAGAAGCAATCAAACATTGTACTGAGGCCGAAATTTATGCAAGTTGCGCAACAATTAACGGCTGCAGAACGAGGGACTGCAATGCATACAGTGATGCAGCATCTCCCCTTTAACGAATTAGCTGAAATCTGGGCAACAATGTCTTATCGGGATCAAGTTAATGAGATAAGAGAATTTGTGCATAAACTTGAACAAACTGAAGTTTTAAATTATGAACAGCGTATGATCATTCAGCCCGAACAGATTGTTCATTTTTTAGGCACTCCTTTAGGGCAGAGACTTTTCAAGGCAAATCAGATTCTCAGAGAAGTACCCTTTACTCTGACCTTCCCATCAGAGAGCATGACAAAAGTTCTGGTCCAGGGCGTCATTGATGTGGTTCTTATCTACAAGGATGAACATGATAATAATTCAGCAGAAATTCTCGACTATAAGACGGATTCGTTTCCTGAAGATGAAGACAGTGATCCTGAGCAGATTCTCAGAGAGCGCTATACCCTTCAACTATCACTCTATGCCCAAGCAATTGAACGCTTAGTTAAAATCGAAGTTCGACGCTGTACCCTTTATTCATTTGCTCTTGGCCGGGAGGTAGCCATCCGGGAACTTCGGAAGAGCGCTTTAGAGGTGGTATTGCCTTTCTGA
- a CDS encoding polysaccharide deacetylase family protein has product MRIYFLSRRKLILLLMFLITIGGLLTINLLTQTIPSLVRTPGTYYMAKTQEKVVALTFDDGPDPVDTPDILNILKEKDVRATFFVLGKAAESNPALLKRLVKEGHEIGNHGFTHDYQQRKLVAEMNQTDQVVFNSTGNHTYFYRPPGGLVSKTQMEATKRNGHVVALWSVDSKDWRNPGVKQIIDNVMKNVFPGAIILMHDGGYQRTQTVKSLEPILNALKASGYRFVTLSELRTLDSDLK; this is encoded by the coding sequence TTGCGTATCTATTTTTTATCCCGCCGAAAACTTATTCTCTTACTTATGTTCCTAATTACTATAGGAGGCTTACTGACAATTAATTTACTGACACAGACTATTCCCTCTCTGGTACGAACTCCCGGAACTTACTATATGGCCAAAACCCAGGAAAAAGTCGTGGCTCTAACCTTTGATGATGGACCTGATCCCGTTGATACACCGGATATTCTAAATATTTTAAAGGAAAAGGACGTAAGAGCCACCTTTTTTGTCTTAGGAAAGGCTGCAGAATCGAATCCAGCTTTACTTAAGCGTTTAGTCAAAGAAGGTCATGAAATAGGAAATCATGGTTTCACCCATGATTATCAACAGCGCAAATTAGTAGCAGAAATGAATCAAACGGATCAGGTCGTCTTTAATTCAACAGGGAATCACACATATTTCTACCGTCCACCAGGTGGACTGGTTTCAAAAACTCAAATGGAAGCCACTAAAAGAAATGGCCATGTGGTAGCACTATGGAGCGTCGATAGTAAAGACTGGAGAAATCCGGGAGTCAAACAAATTATTGATAATGTTATGAAAAACGTCTTTCCCGGTGCAATAATCCTCATGCACGATGGAGGGTATCAACGTACTCAAACCGTGAAATCCCTGGAGCCTATCCTTAATGCCCTAAAGGCTTCCGGGTATCGTTTCGTCACCTTGAGTGAACTCAGAACCCTCGATTCAGATCTCAAGTAG
- the addB gene encoding helicase-exonuclease AddAB subunit AddB: MGFRFVFGRAGSGKSTLCLEEIRNELRSEPGGAPLILLVPEQATYQMEVALADTPDLGGSLRAQVLSFRRLGWRIFSETGGGQKVLIGPIGKRMLLRKILLKHRLNLKAFARSATRPGMAELLAQAIGEFKIYCVGPNDLLKVKTTSSLLEDKLSDLALIYEEFQAALGLGIRDPDDELSVLAEKIPSAPLIQGAKVWVDGFTGFTPQELEVLKRLVSTAQEVVITSTLDPVFLTEERLTGAGIFQAGDEMFAGPWKTYQDLQRIALETGVQIHPPTILFGSKRYKHPWLWHLEKYYSTYPTVAFATFQVDNNTSSTGSLTNGIQVFSAVNRRAEVEGAARELRRLARDEGHSWNEMAVTSRDLTGYAELIAQVFTAYEIPHFLDYKRPVLHHPLIELLQSILEAIKSNWGYEPLFRCLKTDFFPLQRDAVDRLENYVLEYGIHGDGWTRNQPWKYHRQWTLGQKEEQRASELKFQTELNTSRQTVVDIIAPLAELNQLAAMNVRIVTEALYYFLEGLDVPGTLKLWSQKAQDEGDLAEARLHEQIWESVVQVLDEIVVGLGEENLELEDYALILSSGIEGIELGLIPPGLDQVLVGSLDRSRNPEVRVLFILGANEGILPARPVSDGVLDAEEREQLERAGVALAPKGKAQTFEEQFFIYTALTRAVERLIVCYPLTDEEGKGLTVSPVVTRLTHLFPMLSGYFLGNQEDIHQISQPDSTLQNYAEQLRLLRQGEPLSPLWEAAEKWLSQDPLRKSKVDRLQESLTNQNQEDKLQRPLARRLYGKRLMASVSRLEQFAKCPFGHYARYGLKLRERSTYQLSSPNMGEFFHTLLHDFAQQLKAKGLDWGKLTKQESWTLINELADQIAPSLQHEILLSNARYRYLTHKLKRTVHHAVRVLGEHARKGVFIPIQLEVGFGPQEKLPGVEIPLTDSDSLLLCGQIDRVDAAFLDGQVYLRILDYKSRELSLSLDSIYYGLNLQLLTYLHVALQGAEVLLNTPTVMTDSEEADSENTFSEIAVGRDNPFPEKIPAGFLYFPVLEPQLEEKLPLSSEELDQRRVKAVKVSGYLLANPKVLEAMDSTFSTGQSELLGLKLKKDGTFKKGTNVLTEDQFSLLSNYLQQWFRQKGEEILDGDISLSPYRRGKSTGCQYCSYKPVCHFDPYLPENQYRDLSALKSEEVWERLEGFKAENSDDLLQEQEQELEIKDSKDLVLNWLGEATTESGKKERKQESTKKKGGHLSE, encoded by the coding sequence TTGGGTTTCCGTTTTGTATTTGGACGAGCAGGCAGCGGCAAGAGCACATTATGCTTAGAAGAAATCCGTAATGAGCTGCGCAGCGAACCCGGTGGAGCCCCTCTTATCCTTCTTGTTCCGGAGCAGGCTACTTATCAGATGGAGGTCGCTTTAGCAGATACTCCCGATCTCGGAGGAAGCTTGCGTGCCCAAGTCTTAAGCTTTCGACGTCTGGGCTGGAGAATTTTTTCTGAGACCGGTGGAGGGCAAAAGGTGCTGATCGGTCCCATAGGAAAACGAATGCTTCTGCGTAAAATTCTTTTGAAGCATCGCCTTAATCTCAAAGCATTTGCCCGATCCGCTACTCGTCCCGGCATGGCTGAACTTCTCGCTCAAGCCATTGGAGAGTTTAAGATTTATTGCGTCGGCCCCAATGATTTACTTAAGGTCAAAACAACAAGTAGCCTATTAGAAGACAAGCTTAGTGATTTAGCCCTAATTTACGAAGAATTTCAGGCAGCCTTAGGACTTGGAATTCGTGACCCGGATGATGAGCTGTCTGTTTTGGCTGAAAAAATTCCCTCTGCGCCCCTTATTCAGGGGGCAAAAGTATGGGTTGATGGATTTACAGGATTCACCCCGCAAGAATTAGAGGTTTTAAAGAGGCTGGTGTCAACCGCTCAGGAAGTTGTCATAACCTCTACTTTAGATCCGGTTTTCCTTACGGAGGAACGCCTGACTGGGGCGGGGATTTTCCAAGCGGGAGATGAGATGTTTGCCGGGCCTTGGAAAACCTATCAAGACTTGCAGCGTATTGCCTTAGAAACAGGCGTACAGATACATCCCCCAACCATACTCTTTGGTTCTAAGCGCTATAAGCATCCTTGGCTCTGGCATCTGGAAAAGTATTACTCTACTTACCCTACGGTTGCTTTTGCTACTTTTCAAGTAGATAATAATACTTCTTCAACAGGTAGCCTGACCAATGGAATTCAGGTCTTCTCGGCTGTCAATCGCAGAGCTGAAGTAGAAGGTGCAGCGAGAGAACTAAGGCGCTTGGCTAGAGACGAGGGTCATAGCTGGAACGAAATGGCCGTCACAAGTCGTGACCTTACGGGTTATGCCGAACTGATTGCTCAAGTGTTTACAGCTTATGAAATACCGCACTTCCTAGATTATAAACGCCCTGTCCTTCATCATCCCTTAATCGAACTCCTGCAATCGATTTTAGAAGCAATCAAGAGCAATTGGGGATATGAACCCTTATTTCGCTGTTTAAAGACAGACTTTTTTCCCCTGCAAAGGGATGCCGTTGATCGTCTGGAAAATTATGTTCTGGAATATGGCATTCATGGTGATGGTTGGACGAGGAATCAGCCTTGGAAATATCATAGACAATGGACTCTAGGTCAAAAGGAAGAACAACGAGCTTCGGAGCTTAAGTTTCAGACAGAGCTTAACACCTCTCGCCAAACTGTGGTTGATATTATTGCGCCCTTGGCTGAATTAAACCAATTGGCAGCTATGAATGTACGAATTGTCACAGAAGCCTTGTATTATTTTCTTGAAGGCTTAGATGTCCCCGGCACATTAAAGTTGTGGTCGCAAAAAGCTCAAGATGAAGGGGATCTTGCAGAGGCTAGGCTGCATGAACAAATCTGGGAATCGGTTGTCCAAGTCCTCGATGAAATCGTTGTGGGTTTAGGGGAAGAGAACTTAGAACTTGAGGACTATGCCCTAATTCTTTCTTCCGGTATTGAAGGAATCGAGTTGGGTCTGATTCCTCCCGGACTCGACCAAGTGTTAGTCGGATCCCTAGATCGCTCACGCAATCCTGAAGTTAGAGTGCTCTTTATCTTAGGAGCTAATGAAGGAATACTTCCGGCGCGCCCGGTTTCTGATGGGGTGCTTGACGCTGAAGAAAGAGAACAATTAGAAAGAGCCGGAGTTGCCCTTGCTCCAAAAGGCAAGGCTCAGACCTTTGAAGAACAATTCTTTATCTATACTGCACTTACTCGCGCCGTTGAAAGGCTGATAGTTTGTTATCCTTTGACGGATGAAGAGGGGAAAGGATTGACGGTTTCTCCGGTTGTTACCCGGTTGACTCATCTTTTTCCGATGCTTAGCGGATATTTTTTAGGAAACCAAGAGGATATCCACCAAATTAGCCAACCGGACTCCACTTTACAAAACTATGCCGAACAGCTTCGTCTCCTACGCCAAGGGGAACCTCTTTCTCCTTTATGGGAGGCCGCTGAAAAGTGGCTAAGTCAAGATCCCCTCAGGAAGAGTAAAGTTGATAGACTTCAAGAAAGTCTTACAAACCAGAATCAAGAGGATAAACTGCAACGTCCCCTAGCCCGACGCTTATATGGTAAACGCTTAATGGCTAGTGTCTCCCGTTTGGAACAATTCGCTAAATGCCCTTTTGGACATTATGCTCGTTATGGTTTGAAACTCCGCGAAAGATCGACTTATCAATTGTCCAGTCCAAATATGGGAGAATTCTTTCACACCCTTTTGCATGATTTTGCTCAGCAGCTCAAGGCCAAGGGTTTGGATTGGGGAAAATTGACTAAGCAAGAATCTTGGACATTGATTAATGAACTGGCGGATCAGATTGCCCCAAGTCTGCAGCATGAAATCCTCTTAAGCAACGCCCGTTATCGTTATTTGACTCATAAGCTAAAACGAACGGTTCATCACGCAGTACGAGTGCTGGGGGAGCATGCCCGAAAAGGGGTGTTCATTCCCATCCAACTTGAAGTTGGTTTTGGGCCACAGGAGAAACTGCCCGGAGTAGAGATTCCGTTAACCGACAGTGATTCGCTGTTGCTCTGCGGGCAAATTGACCGAGTCGATGCCGCCTTTTTAGACGGACAAGTCTATTTGCGAATCCTGGATTATAAATCTCGTGAATTGTCCTTATCCCTAGACTCGATTTACTATGGCTTAAATCTTCAATTGTTGACTTATCTACACGTGGCCTTACAGGGAGCAGAAGTCTTGTTGAATACTCCTACAGTGATGACCGATTCTGAAGAAGCAGATTCGGAAAACACCTTTAGTGAAATTGCTGTCGGCAGGGATAACCCCTTTCCGGAGAAGATTCCGGCGGGCTTTCTATATTTTCCCGTACTGGAACCTCAGCTCGAAGAGAAACTCCCCCTCAGTTCAGAAGAGTTAGATCAACGCCGTGTCAAAGCAGTTAAGGTAAGTGGCTATTTATTAGCTAATCCAAAGGTTTTAGAAGCCATGGATTCAACATTTTCAACGGGGCAATCTGAATTATTGGGACTAAAGTTAAAAAAAGACGGAACCTTTAAAAAAGGCACAAACGTCCTTACAGAGGATCAATTCTCTTTGCTAAGTAATTATCTTCAGCAGTGGTTTCGGCAGAAGGGGGAAGAAATATTAGACGGTGATATTTCCCTTTCTCCTTATCGGCGAGGAAAGAGTACCGGCTGCCAGTACTGCAGTTATAAGCCCGTATGCCACTTCGATCCCTACCTGCCGGAAAATCAATATCGGGACTTGTCTGCTTTGAAGTCTGAAGAAGTCTGGGAACGACTGGAAGGGTTTAAGGCCGAGAATTCAGATGACCTTTTGCAAGAGCAAGAGCAGGAGTTAGAAATAAAGGATTCTAAGGATCTCGTCTTAAACTGGCTTGGCGAAGCAACAACAGAGTCCGGCAAGAAGGAGCGAAAGCAGGAATCTACTAAGAAGAAAGGCGGTCATCTAAGTGAGTAA